The following coding sequences lie in one Montipora foliosa isolate CH-2021 chromosome 11, ASM3666993v2, whole genome shotgun sequence genomic window:
- the LOC137975408 gene encoding uncharacterized protein, producing the protein MRLGTQFEESDIPEEKGTIAEEAVGTLSPEVSPQKEGTYLPSTSGKMSDDSNLESDHEDEKPKVLNPQDDTKFIVFKQELFKLFKRCPECGAPVIRTDQSTQGTQLFVTLICSNNHTFSWQSQPMLERMAAGNLLLSSSILLSGSTYTRVASLADILNLKFLSENTFYTIQKKYLFPVINECWKREQNSIFSGLAGQDLWLSGDGRCDSPGHNAKYGTYTMIDQQTDKIVDFQIVQVTEVNNSNAMEREGFKRCMDNIKTKGGNIKVMATDRHVGIRADLKRNYSEVDHQFDVWHLSKSITKKLMEKAKKKDCSDLSAWIKSISNHLWWCAETCERDNDLLREKWLSIVHHTANIHSWNSADLYHQCAHPPIPRNVARTKRWLRPGSPAHEALKEVVFDKTLVKDIQQLTLCCHTGSLEVYHSVQTKYVPKPQHFSYEGMVARTQLSALDHNANTGSNMPLHQKVPTKENSSTRWSFQNIPRSGWQNQF; encoded by the coding sequence ATGCGTCTGGGCACTCAATTTGAGGAAAGTGACATTCCTGAAGAGAAAGGTACCATTGCTGAAGAAGCTGTTGGCACTCTCTCACCTGAAGTGTCTCCACAAAAGGAGGGTACTTACCTCCCGTCAACATCTGGTAAAATGTCAGATGACTCCAACTTAGAATCAGACCATGAAGATGAAAAACCAAAAGTTTTAAATCCACAGGATGATACTAAGTTTATTGTCTTTAAGCAGGAATTGTTTAAGCTTTTCAAGCGATGCCCTGAGTGCGGTGCCCCAGTTATTCGGACAGACCAGTCTACACAAGGAACTCAATTATTTGTGACCCTCATATGCAGTAATAATCATACCTTTTCCTGGCAAAGCCAGCCCATGCTTGAACGAATGGCAGCTGGAAACTTACTGCTGTCATCCTCTATTTTGCTTAGTGGTTCTACTTACACTAGAGTAGCTTCTCTGGCAGACATCCTCAATTTGAAGTTTCTTAGTGAGAATACCTTTTATACTATTCAAAAGAAATACTTATTTCCTGTAATTAATGAATGTTGGAAGAGGGAGCAAAATTCTATATTTTCTGGACTAGCAGGCCAAGATTTGTGGCTTTCAGGGGACGGGCGCTGTGACAGTCCTGGTCATAATGCAAAATATGGCACATATACGATGATTGATCAGCAAACTGACAAGATTGTTGACTTTCAGATTGTTCAAGTAACTGAAGTGAACAACAGCAATGCAATGGAAAGGGAGGGATTTAAACGCTGCATGGATAATATAAAAACAAAGGGGGGCAACATTAAGGTTATGGCCACTGATCGCCATGTTGGTATCAGAGCTGACCTAAAGAGAAATTACTCTGAGGTTGATCACCAATTTGATGTTTGGCACTTGTCCAAAAGTATAACTAAAAAACTTATGGAGAAAGCCAAAAAGAAGGACTGTAGTGACCTGTCTGCATGGATTAAGTCAATATCAAATCATCTTTGGTGGTGTGCAGAAACATGTGAGAGAGACAATGACTTGTTGCGGGAGAAGTGGTTATCCATAGTCCATCACACTGCTAACATCCACTCTTGGAATTCTGCAGACTTGTATCACCAATGTGCTCACCCACCTATCCCTCGAAATGTTGCTAGAACTAAGAGGTGGCTACGGCCTGGCTCCCCAGCTCATGAAGCACTCAAGGAGGTTGTTTTTGATAAAACCCTTGTGAAAGACATCCAGCAGTTGACCTTGTGCTGTCATACTGGAAGTTTGGAAGTGTACCACAGTGTCCAAACCAAATATGTCCCTAAACCTCAGCACTTCTCCTATGAGGGTATGGTCGCACGTACCCAGCTGTCTGCCCTAGACCACAATGCCAACACAGGAAGCAACATGCCACTGCATCAAAAGGTGCCAACCAAGGAGAACTCCAGTACAAGGTGGTCTTTCCAAAACATACCAAGGAGTGGGTGGCAAAACCAATTTTAG
- the LOC137975405 gene encoding uncharacterized protein — MSGVEPFQFEPTYPPGEEPIQSDDDEGEDSPEACTSSMRTRNTKWCICRECISMPTADECYCCQELEELNQKFDESGVTCITSHNKFRIVCLDTDVLQTALVAIHHARLNPIPDTIGNKTWRLAAYRQFTWWVHGVLGKKRRRVIPACVVETIRKECIHRI, encoded by the exons atgagCGGAGTGGAGCCTTTTCAGTTCGAGCCAACGTATCCCCCAGGGGAAGAACCCATTCAATCAGATGATGATGAAGGTGAGGATTCCCCAGAAGCGTGCACATCAAGCATGAGAACCAGGAACACCAAATGGTGCATTTGCAGGGAGTGCATTTCGATGCCGACAGCCGACGAATGCTATTGCTGCCAAGAGCTCGAGGAGTTAAATCAAAAGTTTGACGAGTCAG GTGTCACATGTATTACAAGTCACAACAAATTTAGGATCGTGTGCCTTGACACTGACGTATTGCAGACCGCACTTGTTGCCATTCACCATGCTCGCCTTAATCCAATTCCAGACACTATAGGAAACAA gacATGGCGCTTAGCAGCATACAGGCAGTTTACCTGGTGGGTTCATGGTGTGCTTGGCAAAAAGAGACGAAGGGTCATTCCAGCATGCGTCGTCGAAACAATAAGGAAAGAATGCATACACAGGATTTAG
- the LOC137977001 gene encoding uncharacterized protein, with the protein MSVVRTLFHRANTVPSHPEDTKVELEHVKAALKDCGYPEWALQDSDSTNKSQKSQHHLPIRRTAIVIPYVKGLSEELRRTLKQHGVDTTFKPYNTLRQLLSFPKDPQKQEDTCGPIYWVTCQGVDCGSSYEGETERTLKSRFVEHLRPSSASSEVSQHIYRDYPGHKVEVDVLDHEDRWIERGIKEAIYIRVHRPDLNCDTGRYLLPHIWDNLLRSHVAESRDR; encoded by the coding sequence ATGAGCGTTGTCCGTACCCTGTTTCACAGGGCCAACACAGTTCCAAGCCACCCTGAGGACACCAAGGTGGAGCTAGAACATGTCAAGGCAGCCCTCAAAGATTGTGGATACCCGGAATGGGCATTACAGGACTCTGACAGCACTAACAAATCTCAAAAAAGCCAACACCATCTACCTATTAGACGAACCGCCATCGTCATCCCATACGTCAAAGGGCTGTCCGAGGAGTTACGACGCACATTGAAACAACATGGGGTGGACACTACGTTTAAACCATACAATACCCTCAGACAACTGTTGTCGTTTCCGAAAGACCCACAGAAACAAGAAGACACTTGTGGCCCTATTTATTGGGTTACGTGCCAAGGGGTGGACTGTGGCAGCTCATATGAGGGAGAGACCGAGCGGACTTTGAAATCGAGGTTCGTGGAGCATCTTAGACCAAGCAGCGCTTCGTCTGAAGTCTCACAGCACATATACAGGGACTACCCTGGACATAAGGTTGAAGTTGATGTGTTAGACCATGAAGATCGTTGGATAGAGCGGGGCATCAAAGAGGCCATCTATATCCGGGTTCATAGGCCGGACTTGAACTGTGACACTGGAAGATACCTCCTCCCCCACATCTGGGACAATCTGTTGCGGTCACATGTTGCTGAATCACGTGACCGTTAA